From the Prosthecodimorpha staleyi genome, one window contains:
- a CDS encoding TRAP transporter permease — protein sequence MTDTPIAQDELARPSHADNPEIHLPEDFGPGLGGVVLFWIGVAFSTFQLVTAFGIPLDKAFLPGLDAIRASGGFLILWAVWTGWRASRGGSVAGSVIGLAAMAATWILFARYAGGVPSQVLRALHVGFLCLLAGGMLANHRSGPGLGRILSWAIGIAAFAIGLYQWHLYEALVQRSGDLTPLDFVVGGGALAILVIMVWRAMGPALPIVALIFLAYSLFGHWLPRPLDHRPYDVEQVVEHMVFGTEGIYGTPTLVSATYIFLFILFGAFMEKAGVIDFFNDISMALFGGSRGGPAKVCVASSALMGTVSGSGVANVVASGQFTIPLMKRFGFTSAFAGGVEATSSMGGQIMPPVMGAVAFIMAETIDVPYSEIVKAAIIPACLYFGACFWSVHLEAGKLGLEGLPRAELPSFFSEVRRNWFLILPLAVLVWLLFAGFTPLFAGAVGVALTVIMIIGTALVLGLGSVVVRTVFWLALAGLSAASLWYSVAAVTAVVFAMVIPALLTGHGRETLLGCRAALADGARQALPVGLACALVGIVIGTMTLTGLGTIVGNSLISLGKENLAATLVLTMIFSLILGMGIPTIPNYIITSSLAAPILLGLNIPLIVSHMFVFYFGIMADLTPPVALAAFAAAPMAKESGMKIGLQAVRIALPGFIIPYMAIYDPTLMLQPVPGLDGALYWLAVGFTTLKAVIAMALWGIAAFGHLDRPVSWPERVYCFVAAGFLIFPSTATDIIGLVATTGFLAWRLLLARRRAAA from the coding sequence ATGACCGATACCCCGATTGCGCAGGACGAACTCGCCCGCCCCAGCCACGCAGACAATCCCGAAATCCACCTGCCGGAGGATTTCGGCCCGGGTCTCGGCGGCGTGGTCCTGTTCTGGATCGGCGTCGCCTTCTCGACCTTCCAGCTCGTCACCGCCTTCGGCATCCCGCTCGACAAGGCTTTCCTGCCCGGCCTCGACGCCATTCGGGCATCGGGCGGCTTCCTGATCCTCTGGGCCGTGTGGACCGGATGGCGCGCGAGCCGCGGCGGCTCGGTTGCCGGCAGCGTGATCGGGCTCGCCGCCATGGCGGCGACCTGGATCCTGTTCGCCCGCTATGCCGGCGGCGTGCCGAGCCAGGTGCTGCGCGCGCTGCATGTCGGCTTCCTGTGCCTGCTCGCCGGCGGCATGCTCGCCAACCACCGCAGCGGCCCGGGCCTCGGCCGCATCCTCTCCTGGGCGATCGGCATCGCCGCCTTCGCCATCGGCCTCTACCAGTGGCACCTCTATGAGGCCCTGGTGCAGCGCTCCGGCGACCTCACCCCGCTCGACTTCGTCGTCGGCGGCGGCGCCCTCGCCATCCTGGTGATCATGGTCTGGCGCGCCATGGGCCCGGCCCTGCCGATCGTGGCGCTGATCTTCCTGGCCTACAGCCTGTTCGGCCACTGGCTGCCGCGCCCGCTCGACCACCGGCCCTACGATGTCGAGCAGGTCGTCGAGCACATGGTCTTCGGCACCGAGGGCATCTACGGCACCCCGACGCTGGTCTCGGCGACCTACATCTTCCTGTTCATCCTGTTCGGCGCCTTCATGGAGAAGGCGGGGGTGATCGACTTCTTCAACGACATCTCGATGGCGCTGTTCGGCGGGTCGCGCGGCGGCCCGGCCAAGGTCTGCGTCGCCTCCTCGGCGTTGATGGGCACCGTGTCGGGGTCGGGCGTCGCCAATGTGGTCGCCTCGGGCCAGTTCACCATCCCGCTGATGAAGCGCTTCGGCTTCACCTCGGCCTTTGCCGGCGGCGTCGAGGCGACCTCGTCGATGGGCGGCCAGATCATGCCGCCCGTGATGGGCGCGGTCGCCTTCATCATGGCCGAGACCATCGACGTGCCCTATTCGGAGATCGTCAAGGCGGCGATCATCCCGGCCTGCCTCTATTTCGGTGCCTGCTTCTGGTCGGTGCATCTGGAAGCCGGCAAGCTCGGTCTGGAAGGCCTGCCGCGCGCCGAACTGCCGAGCTTCTTCAGCGAGGTCCGGCGCAACTGGTTCCTGATCCTACCGCTGGCCGTGCTGGTCTGGCTCCTGTTCGCCGGCTTCACGCCGCTCTTCGCCGGCGCGGTCGGCGTGGCGCTGACGGTGATCATGATCATCGGCACGGCCCTGGTCCTCGGGCTCGGCTCGGTGGTCGTCCGGACGGTGTTCTGGCTCGCACTCGCCGGCCTGTCGGCGGCCTCGCTATGGTACTCCGTGGCGGCGGTGACTGCGGTGGTCTTCGCCATGGTGATCCCGGCGCTGCTGACCGGGCACGGACGCGAGACCCTGCTCGGCTGCCGCGCGGCGCTGGCCGACGGCGCCCGCCAGGCACTGCCGGTCGGCCTCGCCTGCGCGCTGGTCGGAATCGTCATCGGCACCATGACGCTGACCGGGCTCGGCACCATCGTCGGCAACAGCCTGATCTCGCTCGGCAAGGAGAACCTGGCGGCGACCCTCGTGCTGACCATGATCTTCAGCCTGATCCTGGGCATGGGCATCCCGACCATCCCGAACTACATCATCACCTCGTCGCTGGCGGCGCCGATCCTGCTCGGACTGAACATCCCGCTGATCGTCAGCCACATGTTCGTCTTCTATTTCGGCATCATGGCCGACCTGACCCCGCCGGTGGCGCTGGCCGCCTTCGCGGCAGCGCCGATGGCCAAGGAATCCGGCATGAAGATCGGCCTGCAGGCGGTGCGCATCGCCCTGCCCGGCTTCATCATTCCCTATATGGCGATCTACGATCCGACCCTGATGCTGCAGCCGGTGCCGGGCCTCGACGGCGCGCTCTACTGGCTTGCGGTTGGCTTCACCACCCTGAAGGCGGTGATCGCGATGGCGCTGTGGGGCATCGCCGCCTTCGGCCATCTCGACCGGCCGGTCTCCTGGCCGGAGCGGGTCTATTGCTTCGTGGCGGCCGGCTTCCTGATCTTTCCGAGCACGGCCACCGACATCATCGGCCTGGTCGCGACCACCGGATTTCTGGCGTGGCGCTTGCTACTCGCCCGTCGGAGGGCCGCAGCGTAG